From Planococcus halocryophilus, the proteins below share one genomic window:
- a CDS encoding helix-turn-helix domain-containing protein encodes MDTGMRLKYHRLKQKISLEEFSSGILSPRELKKIESGVKDPALKELEALCKKLAIPLAPKDNPIGKVLVKNFKNSLLHPQNKAEIMEQYNDIQGHPLLHADEDVELEYCIQQIRYYIITGDLDSAEEKIKEMERFREFMSQEQFYLFHKYNGNYNYILNDYEKALKTYLVAEKIAPNTISASELGDLYYSIGISSTNCRETEKAFKYTEMALKIYQQEFIPKRIVECHLNIAITHQHFGNFKMSMDHYKNALTIGNKLEIDILRFTTEFNLGYSYFLFQNYNQSITHIENSLKYIHPEYTADLLLSYCILIKCQYEVKNFDAAREWLRKGMEIVENKKLNINSPTNHIFKEAYIEFICLVHLLDENYEDFEDYVLNQLIPSLEATDNYFESGYYFGHLGKLYYEQERYKEAAEILNKAKESYKKINTLFGE; translated from the coding sequence ATGGACACGGGAATGCGTTTAAAATACCATCGTTTGAAGCAAAAAATCAGTTTAGAAGAATTCTCCTCTGGCATACTGTCTCCCAGAGAGCTTAAGAAAATTGAAAGTGGCGTCAAAGACCCGGCATTAAAAGAACTCGAGGCTTTGTGCAAGAAACTGGCTATACCTTTAGCCCCTAAAGATAATCCAATCGGAAAAGTTCTCGTAAAGAACTTTAAAAACTCTTTGTTGCACCCTCAAAACAAAGCTGAAATCATGGAGCAGTACAATGACATCCAAGGGCATCCTTTATTACACGCTGATGAAGATGTCGAGTTGGAATATTGTATTCAACAAATTAGGTATTACATTATCACTGGAGATTTGGATAGTGCTGAAGAAAAAATCAAAGAAATGGAACGTTTCAGAGAGTTTATGAGCCAGGAACAGTTTTACTTGTTTCATAAGTACAACGGTAACTACAATTATATTCTCAATGATTACGAGAAAGCGTTGAAAACTTATCTGGTTGCAGAAAAAATCGCGCCGAACACCATCTCCGCTTCAGAACTTGGCGACCTTTATTATTCAATCGGAATTTCCAGCACTAATTGCAGAGAAACAGAAAAAGCTTTTAAGTATACTGAAATGGCATTAAAAATTTATCAACAGGAATTTATTCCAAAGCGTATTGTAGAATGCCATTTGAACATCGCAATAACGCATCAGCATTTTGGCAATTTCAAAATGTCGATGGATCATTACAAAAATGCTTTAACCATCGGCAATAAATTAGAAATTGATATTTTACGATTTACAACAGAATTTAATCTAGGTTATTCATATTTTTTATTTCAAAATTATAACCAATCTATTACTCATATAGAAAATTCATTAAAATACATTCACCCAGAATATACTGCTGACCTTTTATTAAGTTACTGTATTTTAATTAAATGCCAATATGAAGTAAAGAATTTCGATGCTGCAAGAGAATGGCTTCGTAAAGGCATGGAAATTGTTGAAAATAAAAAATTAAATATAAATTCTCCAACAAACCATATATTTAAAGAAGCCTATATTGAATTTATATGTTTAGTACATCTTTTAGATGAGAACTATGAAGACTTTGAAGATTATGTACTAAATCAATTGATTCCGAGCCTTGAAGCTACAGATAATTATTTTGAAAGCGGATATTACTTCGGACATTTGGGTAAATTATATTATGAGCAAGAACGTTATAAAGAAGCTGCTGAAATATTGAATAAAGCAAAAGAATCGTATAAGAAGATTAATACATTATTTGGGGAGTGA
- a CDS encoding gamma-glutamyl-gamma-aminobutyrate hydrolase family protein: MAKKDKPVIGITARVEENQTYSLDPVYGRAILRAGGLPLIVPIVDEEDIPLLCERLDGLIVTGGGDINPTLYGEEPHLKLGAVYPGSDKYEKELILKFLELDKPFIGMCRGLQMFNVSLGGTNYQDLESQFEGELHQHKQKAMRTHRTHSVILEDDSLLYDIMKEKKFNVNSFHHQGVKDVSPQLTVAAYAADGLVEALESKHHQFAMGIQWHPEEFALQGDEASMNIFNRFVEECLIDKKQNQ, from the coding sequence ATGGCGAAAAAAGATAAGCCAGTAATTGGCATAACTGCTCGAGTTGAAGAAAACCAAACTTATTCGCTTGATCCTGTATATGGAAGAGCAATTTTACGCGCAGGAGGATTGCCGTTAATAGTACCTATCGTAGATGAGGAAGATATTCCATTATTATGTGAAAGGTTAGATGGTCTGATTGTCACTGGTGGTGGTGATATTAACCCCACTCTATACGGAGAAGAACCACATTTAAAGCTCGGAGCTGTTTATCCAGGAAGTGATAAGTACGAAAAAGAACTAATACTAAAGTTTCTTGAGTTAGATAAGCCATTTATTGGGATGTGCCGAGGTTTGCAGATGTTTAATGTTTCCTTAGGAGGTACTAATTATCAAGATTTAGAATCTCAATTTGAAGGGGAACTACATCAACACAAACAAAAAGCGATGCGAACGCATCGAACGCACTCTGTAATTTTAGAAGATGACAGTTTATTATATGATATTATGAAAGAGAAAAAATTTAACGTAAATTCTTTCCATCACCAAGGCGTAAAAGATGTTTCACCACAGCTTACTGTAGCTGCCTATGCTGCTGACGGGTTAGTTGAAGCATTGGAAAGTAAACATCACCAATTTGCTATGGGAATTCAGTGGCATCCGGAAGAATTTGCTCTTCAAGGCGATGAAGCTTCAATGAATATTTTTAACCGGTTTGTTGAAGAATGCTTAATAGATAAAAAGCAAAATCAATAA
- a CDS encoding MGMT family protein — translation MQTFTEKALNIIKQIPAGKIMTYGQVAAIAGSPRAARQVTRILHSMSDKHNLPWHRIVNKQGQIALNDEEGRFSQRKLLQKEGVEVDSNDQVDLVRFRFDPLEKTVNEI, via the coding sequence ATGCAGACCTTCACTGAAAAAGCATTAAATATAATAAAACAGATTCCAGCAGGTAAAATCATGACATATGGGCAAGTCGCTGCGATAGCTGGCAGTCCTCGAGCAGCTAGGCAAGTGACGAGAATCCTCCACAGTATGAGTGACAAACATAACTTACCTTGGCATAGAATCGTCAACAAGCAAGGTCAAATTGCACTTAATGATGAAGAAGGACGATTTTCCCAAAGAAAGCTACTTCAAAAAGAAGGTGTTGAAGTCGACTCTAATGATCAGGTTGATTTAGTGCGGTTTCGCTTTGATCCTTTAGAGAAAACAGTAAATGAAATTTAA
- a CDS encoding GNAT family N-acetyltransferase, translating into MYELISIQERSRWKKILDTLHITDIYYTNQYFLGALKLDPGEAVLFHYKDGDGEVVYPFIKRQVSEGGSTFYDVTTPFGYGGPLLKVEKNRANLAGNFRKAFRAYCQSEKIIAEYIRFHPLKENAHFFQSYLKVSPLFETYTINLKDIENPFEKIQLSNNSTSKYSADLVVKKLGTVRHMFEFLVLYYAAARRREEADSYYFFTNDYFEALISSMGSDLHLFGAYHENKLVSACYVLAMGDTIFYHLGGSVSDVYSENTMRTLLLKIAEWGEDNYYSFFHLGGDFQGNVTNEKQIKKGIANCEPSIFYFGQKIHDQQIYDSLVSIEDEDIIRRYRNI; encoded by the coding sequence ATGTATGAGCTGATATCAATACAAGAGCGTAGTCGCTGGAAAAAAATTCTTGATACATTACACATCACAGACATTTACTATACGAATCAATATTTTTTGGGAGCTCTTAAATTAGACCCGGGAGAAGCGGTTCTTTTTCACTATAAAGATGGAGATGGGGAAGTTGTTTATCCTTTTATTAAAAGGCAAGTGAGCGAGGGAGGATCTACTTTTTATGATGTGACTACTCCCTTTGGATATGGAGGGCCTTTACTGAAAGTAGAAAAAAATCGTGCGAATTTAGCTGGGAATTTCAGAAAAGCTTTTAGGGCGTATTGTCAAAGTGAAAAAATAATTGCTGAATATATACGCTTTCATCCTTTAAAAGAGAATGCTCATTTTTTTCAAAGCTATTTGAAAGTTTCTCCATTATTTGAAACCTACACAATTAACTTAAAGGATATAGAGAATCCTTTTGAAAAAATTCAATTAAGCAACAATAGTACAAGTAAATACAGTGCGGATTTAGTTGTGAAAAAGTTAGGGACAGTGCGGCATATGTTTGAATTTCTAGTATTGTATTATGCAGCCGCAAGAAGAAGAGAGGAAGCGGATAGTTACTACTTTTTCACTAACGATTATTTTGAAGCGCTAATCAGCTCAATGGGGTCAGATCTTCACCTATTTGGTGCATATCATGAAAACAAGCTAGTCTCAGCTTGCTACGTACTTGCGATGGGAGATACCATATTTTATCATCTTGGAGGCAGTGTCTCTGATGTTTACAGCGAAAATACAATGAGAACATTATTGTTAAAAATCGCTGAGTGGGGAGAAGATAACTATTATTCTTTTTTCCATCTAGGTGGGGACTTTCAAGGTAATGTAACAAACGAGAAGCAAATTAAAAAAGGAATTGCTAACTGTGAGCCAAGTATATTCTATTTTGGCCAGAAAATTCATGATCAGCAAATTTACGATAGCTTAGTCTCGATTGAAGATGAAGATATTATTCGTAGATATAGAAATATCTAA
- a CDS encoding YveK family protein has product MNDLKVIKHLVVGYKKQIYFVISFTFCLMITTMFIFGFFLKPEYQSTSQLLIGEPLTSSQLEKENNKPEAQVTEAYAAFLKSPEVLEKVSEELKFANSVSDLSKQIDVSYTNNSPVLTISTLSYDNNESSKIANTLAVVFQEEVRNSLQVDNVSIISLAPAEGESRKPSQSAIIIYTAIATFIGLTFSTLLVFVINGIKNVANRDREVGESEQQLQTVFK; this is encoded by the coding sequence ATGAATGATTTGAAAGTCATAAAACATTTGGTAGTAGGCTATAAAAAACAAATTTATTTTGTAATCAGCTTTACTTTTTGTTTAATGATTACAACAATGTTCATTTTTGGGTTTTTTTTAAAACCTGAGTATCAGTCTACTAGTCAGTTGCTAATCGGGGAACCTTTGACAAGCTCACAATTAGAAAAAGAAAACAATAAGCCAGAGGCTCAAGTGACGGAAGCATATGCTGCTTTTCTCAAAAGTCCAGAAGTGTTAGAGAAAGTAAGTGAAGAACTTAAATTTGCAAACTCTGTTTCCGATCTTAGTAAACAAATAGATGTGAGCTATACAAATAATTCTCCAGTTCTAACAATTTCTACTTTGTCTTACGATAATAATGAATCAAGCAAAATCGCTAATACTTTGGCAGTTGTTTTTCAGGAAGAAGTGAGAAATTCATTACAAGTTGATAATGTCAGCATTATTTCTTTAGCACCAGCTGAAGGTGAAAGTAGAAAGCCGAGTCAAAGTGCAATCATAATTTACACCGCAATAGCGACATTTATAGGACTTACATTCAGCACTCTTTTAGTATTCGTTATTAATGGGATAAAAAATGTAGCAAATAGAGATAGAGAAGTAGGAGAAAGCGAGCAACAATTACAGACAGTTTTCAAATGA
- a CDS encoding replication/maintenance protein RepL yields MKVVENQVYNTKNVFSEEKILNDCREYFSSETEKITEVGERFIQYFLKNASKEGVLFKTIKEITTDINISHQTLTKVLKILESKEIIYRRNGIIGLWKE; encoded by the coding sequence GTGAAAGTGGTAGAGAATCAGGTGTACAACACAAAAAATGTATTTTCAGAAGAGAAGATATTAAATGATTGCCGTGAATACTTTTCATCAGAAACTGAAAAAATAACAGAAGTTGGAGAAAGATTTATTCAGTATTTTTTAAAGAATGCTTCAAAAGAAGGTGTGCTTTTTAAAACGATCAAAGAAATTACGACCGATATTAACATCTCTCATCAAACTTTAACCAAGGTGTTAAAAATATTAGAGTCAAAAGAAATTATTTATCGGAGGAATGGAATTATCGGATTATGGAAAGAATAA
- a CDS encoding Zn-dependent hydrolase: MQKTNDNPLYEELLKDYDHKLSHSGINGERIAKRLFELSQIGFVQVGGIKRPGFSDEEKAAKALVKKWMKESGLKVSEDGAGNVTARLEGLQKTPAIASGSHVDSVPNGGNFDGPLGVLSALEVVEAWKETGYTPNKPYEVIVFSDEEGSRFNSGLTGSQAMIGAISDEEIAQLRDYNGDTLEQVLAHYGSTIESFKAAKRDLSELELFVEVHIEQGKKLEQACQPVGIVNGIAGPAWLKVIFDGEAGHAGNTPMIGRKDCLVAAAEFLQSIPKFPKAINNTAVATVGKLEVFPNGANVIPEKVEMLVDIRDINEEPRDLLIEQLIEQAEKVAIKHEVHATTKLNTRIKPVPIANDLQSRLATSLNKFDIAPTYIPSGAGHDAMNLGRTIPVAMLFVRSKDGISHNPKEWSSLNDCVMGTHVLKDFIEDAMKR; this comes from the coding sequence ATGCAAAAAACAAATGACAACCCTTTGTATGAAGAGTTATTAAAAGATTATGATCATAAACTTAGTCATTCAGGTATTAACGGGGAGCGTATTGCAAAACGATTATTCGAATTGTCTCAGATTGGTTTTGTTCAAGTTGGCGGTATAAAACGACCTGGCTTTTCGGATGAAGAAAAAGCTGCGAAGGCACTTGTGAAGAAATGGATGAAAGAATCGGGATTAAAGGTATCCGAAGATGGAGCGGGGAATGTTACAGCTCGCTTGGAAGGGTTGCAAAAAACTCCAGCTATAGCTTCTGGCTCCCATGTAGACAGCGTTCCGAATGGCGGTAACTTTGACGGTCCACTTGGTGTTCTGTCGGCACTTGAAGTAGTGGAAGCGTGGAAAGAAACAGGCTATACTCCTAACAAACCTTACGAAGTTATCGTTTTTTCAGATGAAGAAGGATCGCGTTTTAATAGTGGGCTAACAGGGAGTCAAGCGATGATTGGTGCCATTTCTGATGAAGAAATCGCACAGCTGCGTGATTATAATGGAGATACATTAGAACAGGTTTTAGCTCATTATGGTAGCACGATCGAATCTTTCAAAGCGGCTAAACGAGATTTGTCGGAACTAGAATTATTCGTAGAAGTGCACATTGAACAAGGCAAAAAACTCGAACAAGCATGTCAACCAGTTGGAATCGTTAATGGAATTGCTGGACCGGCATGGCTTAAAGTTATATTTGATGGTGAAGCAGGACATGCAGGGAATACTCCAATGATTGGTAGAAAAGACTGTTTAGTAGCAGCAGCAGAATTTCTTCAATCGATTCCAAAATTTCCAAAAGCAATAAATAATACTGCAGTTGCTACGGTCGGGAAATTAGAAGTTTTTCCAAATGGAGCAAATGTTATACCTGAGAAAGTGGAAATGCTAGTTGATATTCGAGACATTAATGAAGAACCGAGAGACCTTTTAATTGAGCAATTAATTGAGCAAGCAGAAAAAGTCGCAATAAAACATGAAGTTCATGCAACGACTAAATTGAATACACGGATCAAACCTGTTCCTATCGCTAATGATCTACAAAGTCGTCTTGCGACTTCTTTAAACAAGTTTGATATTGCACCAACATATATTCCGAGTGGGGCCGGCCATGATGCAATGAATCTTGGTCGAACAATCCCAGTTGCAATGCTTTTTGTTAGAAGTAAAGATGGGATTAGTCATAATCCAAAAGAATGGTCTAGTTTAAATGATTGTGTAATGGGAACTCACGTCTTAAAAGACTTTATCGAAGACGCAATGAAACGATAA
- a CDS encoding amidohydrolase has product MINQAIKKSIKENSDEMISIRRKLHSEPELSWEEFQTSQFVYEYLTELGIEARKMEPTGVVAELKGGKEGKTVALRADMDALSVEELNTDLAYKSKELGKMHACGHDVHTAMLLTAAKSLVSIKEEISGNVRFIFQPAEEVATGAKAMVEQGAVKDVDNVFGIHIWSQSETGKIACNSGPAFASADIFKIHFKGQGGHGAMPQDCIDAAIIASSFVMNVQSVVSRTVDPQQSAVVTIGKMVVGTRFNIIAENAVIEGTVRCFDPATRNHIEKQLKIYADHTAAIYGGNAEVEYIRGTQAVINGEESAQLVQEVAIEAFGESSLYVEKPTMGGEDFSFYLDEVPGSFALVGSGNTEKDTQWAHHHGKFNVDEDAMIIGAELYAQYAWSFLTK; this is encoded by the coding sequence ATGATTAACCAAGCGATAAAAAAATCGATAAAAGAGAATAGCGATGAAATGATTAGTATCCGTCGCAAGCTTCATAGTGAGCCGGAATTATCATGGGAAGAGTTTCAAACTTCTCAATTCGTTTATGAATACTTAACAGAGCTTGGTATTGAAGCGCGTAAGATGGAACCAACAGGTGTAGTAGCTGAGCTTAAAGGTGGTAAAGAAGGAAAAACTGTTGCGCTTAGAGCGGATATGGACGCACTGTCTGTTGAAGAACTAAATACAGATTTGGCGTACAAGTCCAAAGAGCTCGGAAAAATGCATGCATGTGGGCACGATGTTCACACAGCGATGCTTTTAACAGCGGCTAAATCGTTGGTCAGCATAAAAGAAGAGATTTCAGGAAATGTTCGTTTTATCTTCCAGCCTGCTGAAGAAGTAGCGACGGGTGCAAAAGCGATGGTTGAGCAAGGTGCGGTAAAAGACGTTGATAATGTATTCGGTATTCATATTTGGTCTCAAAGTGAAACGGGAAAAATAGCTTGTAATTCAGGACCAGCGTTTGCTTCTGCCGATATTTTTAAAATCCATTTTAAAGGTCAAGGAGGGCACGGTGCGATGCCTCAAGATTGTATTGATGCGGCAATTATTGCATCTTCATTTGTGATGAATGTACAATCTGTCGTGTCGCGTACGGTTGATCCCCAACAGTCAGCAGTTGTGACAATTGGAAAAATGGTTGTGGGAACTCGCTTTAATATTATCGCTGAAAATGCGGTTATTGAAGGAACGGTGAGATGCTTTGATCCTGCGACACGTAATCATATTGAAAAGCAACTTAAGATCTATGCAGATCACACAGCTGCGATATATGGAGGAAATGCAGAAGTTGAATATATTCGCGGGACACAAGCCGTCATTAATGGAGAAGAAAGTGCGCAATTAGTTCAAGAAGTGGCAATTGAAGCTTTTGGTGAAAGTTCCCTTTATGTAGAAAAACCAACAATGGGTGGAGAAGATTTTTCGTTTTATTTAGACGAAGTTCCAGGAAGCTTTGCGTTAGTGGGTAGTGGTAATACTGAGAAAGATACACAGTGGGCACATCATCATGGGAAATTTAATGTAGATGAAGATGCGATGATAATAGGTGCAGAACTTTATGCACAATATGCATGGTCTTTCTTAACTAAATAA
- a CDS encoding NAD-dependent succinate-semialdehyde dehydrogenase produces the protein MDGRHYINGEWSNTGDGKIDVMNPATGEVIGSVPNGGEQEATDAIEAASAAFPEWSKTTAYHRADLLMKWHDLLLEHKEEIGEILTKEMGKPLAEAIGEIEYSASFVSWFAEEGKRMYGRTIPASKEGKRIQINKQPVGVVVSITPWNFPAAMMARKMAPALAAGCTFVAKPAKMTPLTAVKMYELAIEAGFPKGVINLVTGSASKIGKVFTSHPDVRKLTFTGSTEIGKELMKQASETMLNLSLELGGHAPIIVLEDADMELAIEGVIASKFRNAGQTCVCGNRIYVQQSIAYEFSKKLGEAASQLKVGNGLDEGVKIGPLVDKDGYEKVEKHVQDAVEKGAKVLVGGDGRTENNAYFYNPTVLTNATSDMLVMNEETFGPVAPIMTFETDEEAVQLANNTRFGLAAYFFTESMSRGTYISENLDYGIVGWNDGAPSTAQAPFGGMKESGVGREGGQEGLEAFLETKYISIKV, from the coding sequence ATGGATGGTAGACATTATATTAATGGAGAATGGTCAAATACAGGTGATGGCAAAATTGATGTTATGAACCCTGCAACAGGTGAAGTCATAGGATCAGTACCTAACGGTGGGGAGCAAGAAGCAACAGATGCAATTGAAGCTGCATCTGCAGCTTTTCCAGAATGGTCAAAAACGACAGCTTATCACCGTGCAGATCTTTTAATGAAATGGCATGATTTATTGCTTGAACATAAAGAGGAAATTGGAGAGATTTTAACAAAAGAAATGGGCAAACCTCTCGCCGAAGCGATTGGGGAAATTGAGTACTCTGCTTCTTTTGTATCATGGTTCGCTGAAGAAGGTAAACGCATGTACGGACGGACAATCCCTGCTTCGAAAGAAGGCAAACGTATCCAAATTAATAAACAGCCTGTTGGGGTTGTTGTCTCGATCACACCTTGGAATTTCCCAGCTGCTATGATGGCGAGAAAAATGGCACCCGCTCTTGCAGCTGGATGCACATTTGTAGCGAAACCGGCTAAAATGACACCATTAACAGCAGTTAAAATGTATGAATTAGCGATTGAAGCGGGTTTCCCTAAAGGCGTCATCAACTTAGTAACAGGGAGTGCTAGTAAAATCGGAAAAGTATTTACTAGTCATCCTGATGTTCGTAAACTTACCTTTACTGGATCAACTGAAATTGGCAAAGAGTTGATGAAACAAGCATCAGAAACGATGTTAAACTTATCACTTGAATTAGGCGGACACGCACCAATCATCGTCTTAGAAGATGCAGATATGGAGTTGGCCATCGAAGGCGTCATTGCTTCGAAATTCCGCAATGCTGGACAAACATGTGTATGCGGTAACCGCATTTATGTGCAACAAAGCATTGCATATGAGTTTTCTAAAAAACTTGGAGAAGCTGCAAGCCAACTGAAAGTTGGTAATGGCTTAGATGAAGGCGTAAAAATTGGTCCTTTAGTAGATAAAGATGGCTATGAAAAAGTAGAAAAACATGTTCAAGATGCTGTTGAAAAAGGTGCAAAAGTGCTTGTTGGTGGAGACGGTCGCACTGAAAATAATGCTTATTTCTATAACCCAACCGTTTTAACTAATGCTACATCAGACATGTTGGTTATGAACGAAGAAACGTTTGGCCCTGTTGCGCCGATTATGACGTTCGAAACAGATGAAGAAGCAGTTCAATTAGCTAATAATACACGCTTTGGATTAGCAGCTTACTTTTTCACTGAAAGTATGTCGCGCGGCACTTATATCTCTGAAAATCTTGACTATGGCATTGTCGGATGGAACGACGGTGCACCATCCACTGCACAAGCTCCATTTGGTGGCATGAAAGAAAGTGGCGTTGGACGTGAAGGCGGACAAGAAGGGTTAGAAGCCTTCTTAGAAACCAAATATATTTCGATCAAAGTTTAA
- the thrB gene encoding homoserine kinase — protein MSWKEFSLTVPASTANLGPGFDSIGLALDLHMFVHVSPSASWQVEYKDQGYKQLATGTDNLIVATAQAVADQYKRSLPTAKLIIDTEIPLSRGLGSSASAIAAGIEIADRLIDLQLSMKEKLKIGTEMEGHPDNISASLLGGLTISYFDDEDLEVIHVVDVEIGVVILVPPTEFLTSESRNLLPESLPYKTAIRGGASGNVLAAALVRGDWKLAGRMMQKDVFHEPYRKSKFQDFEQIQQSCLELGVYGMAISGAGPSLFIAVEKGQEKMVAAQLAEKFPLYESLVTKPSSKGIKICETVL, from the coding sequence ATGAGTTGGAAAGAGTTTTCATTAACAGTTCCAGCTTCTACTGCGAATCTCGGTCCTGGATTTGATTCGATTGGTCTTGCATTAGACCTCCATATGTTTGTTCATGTTTCACCATCGGCTTCGTGGCAGGTAGAATACAAAGATCAAGGGTACAAGCAACTTGCAACGGGTACTGACAATTTAATTGTTGCAACAGCTCAAGCAGTTGCCGATCAATACAAGCGGTCATTGCCAACTGCAAAACTGATCATCGATACAGAAATTCCATTAAGTAGAGGACTTGGCAGCAGTGCTTCAGCTATTGCTGCAGGCATTGAAATTGCCGATCGTTTAATTGATTTGCAACTTTCAATGAAAGAGAAATTGAAAATCGGTACGGAAATGGAAGGGCATCCAGATAACATTTCAGCATCACTTCTCGGTGGATTGACGATTTCTTATTTTGATGATGAGGATTTAGAGGTCATTCATGTTGTGGACGTCGAGATTGGCGTAGTCATTTTAGTTCCACCTACTGAATTTTTAACTTCAGAATCACGTAATCTGTTGCCTGAAAGTTTACCTTACAAAACGGCGATACGAGGTGGCGCTTCTGGAAATGTATTAGCCGCAGCTTTAGTAAGAGGTGATTGGAAACTTGCAGGACGAATGATGCAAAAGGATGTTTTTCATGAACCTTACCGCAAAAGTAAATTTCAAGACTTTGAACAAATTCAGCAAAGCTGCTTAGAGCTTGGAGTATATGGCATGGCTATTAGCGGAGCAGGACCTTCTTTATTCATCGCTGTCGAAAAAGGACAGGAAAAAATGGTAGCTGCACAATTAGCAGAGAAATTTCCGCTTTATGAAAGTCTGGTAACAAAACCATCTTCTAAAGGGATTAAAATCTGTGAAACAGTGTTATAA
- the thrC gene encoding threonine synthase — protein sequence MRWQGLIEEHKEWLPVTENTPSLTLQEGNTPLVHLEKLSKEWGIELYVKLEGANPTGSFKDRGMVMAVAKAKEEGKTVLICASTGNTSASAAAYGARAGMRTIVVIPEGRIALGKLAQAKMYGAEILEIKGNFDEALQMVREVGQEAGIALVNSVNPYRLEGQKTIAFEVINQLGQVPDVFALPVGNAGNISASWKGFTEYAERTGEQRPTLLGVQAAGAAPIVHNKVVENPETVATAIRIGNPASWQLALNALDESNGTILAATDEEILEAYQMLASTEGVFAEPASCASIAGIKKQVESGLLEKGSKVVAVLTGNGLKDPETAISVNQHKALLVPEDMEQFWEDLKKGVKV from the coding sequence ATGAGATGGCAAGGTCTAATCGAAGAACATAAAGAGTGGCTACCCGTCACAGAAAATACCCCTTCACTAACTTTACAAGAAGGCAATACACCGCTCGTTCATTTAGAGAAACTTTCAAAAGAATGGGGCATTGAGCTTTACGTAAAATTAGAAGGTGCAAATCCAACCGGTTCATTTAAAGACCGCGGTATGGTAATGGCAGTTGCCAAAGCAAAAGAAGAAGGGAAAACGGTGTTGATTTGTGCTTCAACGGGAAATACTTCTGCATCCGCTGCAGCTTACGGCGCTCGAGCCGGTATGCGCACAATTGTCGTTATTCCAGAAGGACGTATTGCGCTTGGTAAGTTAGCACAAGCCAAAATGTACGGAGCAGAAATTCTTGAAATTAAAGGGAATTTTGATGAAGCTCTTCAAATGGTGCGAGAAGTCGGTCAAGAAGCGGGTATCGCATTAGTTAATTCCGTTAACCCATACCGCCTAGAAGGACAAAAAACAATTGCTTTTGAAGTTATTAATCAGTTGGGACAAGTGCCGGACGTTTTTGCTTTACCAGTTGGCAATGCAGGCAATATCTCAGCATCTTGGAAAGGGTTCACAGAATACGCTGAGCGCACTGGCGAACAACGTCCAACACTTCTAGGTGTACAAGCAGCTGGAGCGGCACCAATCGTTCACAATAAAGTAGTAGAAAACCCAGAAACTGTTGCTACAGCTATCCGTATTGGGAATCCAGCAAGCTGGCAGTTGGCTTTAAATGCCTTAGATGAATCAAACGGCACGATTTTAGCTGCTACTGATGAAGAAATTTTAGAAGCTTACCAAATGTTAGCTTCTACTGAAGGAGTTTTCGCAGAGCCAGCATCGTGTGCATCAATTGCGGGTATTAAAAAACAAGTTGAAAGTGGTCTTTTAGAAAAAGGTTCTAAAGTAGTAGCAGTGTTAACAGGGAATGGCCTGAAAGATCCTGAAACTGCTATTTCAGTTAACCAGCACAAAGCGCTACTCGTTCCAGAAGATATGGAACAATTTTGGGAGGATTTAAAAAAAGGAGTGAAAGTATGA